The nucleotide window CTGGGAGACTCTTTACGCCTTGCCATCCAGGAAGACACCAACAAGATGATTGGCTCACTAGTGAGTGGGCCCAGTTCTTCCTCACAGGCCTCCATTGGCTTTGGGATGATTCCTGATGCTTTGGCTGAGGCCCCACATGTCCCTGGGGACATATCTGGGAAAGTAGCTGAGGTGAGTGAGATGCTCCGATCAAAGTCAGAGCTTCTGGAAGAGGTGAATGGGATGGTCATGGGCCACGAAGCACAACTCCAGCATCTACTAGAAGCTGCAAGGCCATCTCCACTTACATCCAATGAAATGTTAGAGCAATATTTGGAGGAAAAGTTGGCCGAGGCTCAGGCAAAGCTAATGGATGGAATAGAGGCTCGGCTGCAGAAGATCCAAGGTAGCTGTGATGTTAAAGTGCAGGCCGTGCAAAAACAATGCCAAGATGCTGAGCAGGCAGCAGGTCATAGAATGCAACAGGAAATGGATGGGCGAGAAGTAGCGATGAGGAGTGAGATATTAGGACTGACTGCCAAAGTACAGGGAATGAGTGCGCCTGAAGGCTGCTGCGGGCGCCTGGAGGAACTTAGCAGACGTGTAGAGGAACTGGAACGTAGCATGCGCCAGTTTACTGAAGACCACCATGCCCTGAGCCAGAAAGTGGATGTAGAGTTCACAAGGCTTATGCTGGAACCACACATTGGAGCGAGACTGGATGAAGTGGAGAGCAGAATCAACTATACAGAAGAAGGCGTTAGAAGATGTTGTCAAGAAGGAGAAGAAAGAGGCCATATATTAGCCGAGCTTGATGGGGTGAGGGCCTCTGTGGATGACAAAGTTAGAGTCTTGGAAGAGAGGCTGCTGACAGCTGTTGGAGAGCTCACCAATGTCTCTACTCCACTAGCACTGGATGGAGCAGTGATGCCACTGTTGGACGCCCATTTATCAGGCTTGAGGAAAGAGGGTCTTGAAAACTTGGAAGGAGTCCAGAGTCGACTGGCAGCTGTGGAAGAATTGTGTGCTGCTGGATGCTCCACCTCGGAAGGAGAATCTCTCATTGAGGTCCACACTGAGCTTTCGAAATACCAAAAGCAGAACGAGGATGTCCAAAAACAGCTTGGCTACCTCAACAACACCATTCTGGGCATCAAGAGGCAATTTGAAAGACAAAAGGAAGAGGCGTTACAAGGAGAGATCACTCTACTGCAAGTTAACTTAAGGAGTGTTGGACGCTCTGTGCATGGTCTGGAAGAGACTGTAAGTAGATATGCAGACACTGTAGCCCAAGTCAACTCTACTGCAGAGGAACGTGGAACCCGACTAACCGAGGAGCTGCTGACCGTTCAAGGCCAAATAGACGGACAAGGCTCTGAAATCCGCACCAGCCGATCACAGCTTTTAGGCTTGCGAGGGGACATGGAGAGATTGAAAGCACGGCTGGCGGGACAGATGGGTACTTGTCAGTCCTTGGCTCGTGAACTTCAAGGGGAGATGTCCAAGGTGGAACATAGGATGGCCCAGGTGGAAGGGTCTTGTGGGACTCAAGAAACAAGTTTGCTTGGCTACCTGGACCAGTTTAACAGCACGCTAGTGTCCCATGAGCAGGGTCTGGAAATCCTCAGACACGAGCTAACTAAAATAAACCATCAGGTACCAAGACTGGACCTACCGCCCATCACAGAAGAAACTCCAGGAAGGAAATAACAGTGTGGGAAAACTTCTTCAAACACAGTGACAAACCATTGCTATAAACTGGAAATCAAAGTGCCCAAGTGGCAGAACAGGAGgggacctttaaaaaaaaaaaaaaaaaaaaatcaaacaaactTATGTTCCTGATTTTGGGGCAGCTAAGCCACTTTGGGAGGGTAAATTCACATTGCCGGTTGGTTGTATAAGATTACGTATATGGCAATGCAGGGATATGTATGGTGCTAGGGCATTATTAATATACCATGGACTAGATtttaataatttatatatttcaTTCTCTTCCTATCTGTTACCTATTATGCACTGCAAGGGTATGGAAGACCTTATTAGATAACTCTTCTGCGAGAAGCAACCCTGTCtctgcaaaaaacaacaacaaaaaagtccCTTCAAATGTGCAAGAAGAACCAAATTCTATTACTGACTGTAAAAAGCAGAAAACAAGAGgtattaaaaggtaaaaaaaatatcgACAACCATCAGTCTCAAATACTTGGGTACCAGTAGACCAGCCTCCTGAAACGAGGCACAATGCAGTCACTGATTCATCTCCTTTTGCTTTGTTAGTGTTGCACGTACGCCTCCTACTGGATATTTTCATGAATTACATTGCAGCAAACTAATTCTGTTTGTCATGGGTTAAAAGAGGATGATCCATGAGTGAAAAGATGTAGCAAAtgtcctaatatatatatatatatatatatatatatatatatacacacatttttttttaaaaaggacttGGACCAGCAGCGTTAGTCCAGTGATCACCCGCCAACCTTTGGGCTACCAGCAGTGATGCGCCATTCAGATATGTGACCACTTATGTGCTATACTTAGTGGCATCACTGTTGACAGCTGTCAGGTGATGTCTGATTGCATATTATAACTGGCAGCCTCAAaaccagtgtttcttaaccagtgtgccttcaactgttgcaaaactacaattaccagcatatctggacagccaaagacggtagttgtagttttgcaacagctggaggcacattagttgggaaacacttctctggATCAGCGGGGGGACTGAAGAGGTGTGTACTGTTTTTTCGGAAGGGTTTACGTCTTTTTGTGACTGCTAGATCGCTCTTAAGCACATAAAACATCAATTAAAGTTGAAAAAGTTTGCAATATATTTTCGGTAATAATTTCTTGAAATTTTCAAAATTCCTGCTCGcagggattacatttttttttttccagtggattaAAACCACTTCTAGTCCTGGAAGTACACAGTAAACATTTTCATTCAATGACTGTAAGCAGAGGTCTTGATAAGGAGAGTATATTGGAAAACTGAAAtgtttaaattctttttttttttgcttacattgTAAAGCAGGGTGTTCTGAATTCTGCACCCCATTATGTACACAGGAGTTAACAAGGCCTGTAGGTCCTGGGGGCTGAACATAGTGACATTAGGTGCACATAGCCATTCTGTGCGTACAAGAAGCCCTACCGGCCATAGGGTGCAGACAAGAAGCCCAAACAGCCATAAGCTGCGTACAGAAAGCCATACCAGCCATAGGGTGCGGACAGGAAGCCCTACCAGCCATAGAGTGCATACTAGAAGCCCTACCAGCCATAGAGTACGTACAAGAAGCTGTACCAGCCATAGAGTGCATACAAGAAGCTGTACCAGCCATAGAGTACGTACAAGAAGCTGTACCAGCCATAGAGTGCATACAAGAAACTGTACTAGCCATAGAGTGCATACAAGAAGCTGTACCAGCCAAAAGGGCATACAAGAAGCTGTACCAGCCATAGAGTGCATACGAGAAGCTGTACCAGCCATAGAGTACGTACAAGAAGCTGTACCAGCCATAGAGTGCATACAAGAAGCTGTACCAGACATAGAGTGCATACAAGAAGCTGTACCAGCCATAGAGTGCATACAAGAAGCTGTACCAGCCATAGAGTGCATACAGGAAGCTGTACCAGCCACGGGGAGGCAATCTATTGACAGTTCCACTTGCTGCTTTGTAAAATGGGCTTATCCCACCTTTCCAGCCCGGTGTTACAGGTGTTATCTCAAGATCAAAAGTTATTCCAtgtccacaggataggaaatGATTTGCTAAATGGTGGGCGTGCGATCCGGTAAATGGAACAGCAACAAAGCACTGAGCTCAGCAATGGATTCTCTTGAGTGCTACCGATCCATTTATTTAGGAGACAGTTGACCTTCATTCTCGAAActgctgggggtcccagaggtcagactcccaccaatcagctagttatccatatcatggatagaggataacccttttaagtcaCCAGTGTGGTTACAAAAGCTTTTACCCCATGTTTGCCTCTCCAGTTCTGTTTCGCTTCTTTTTCTACATACTACTTTTGTACTGTTTTGTGTGGTTCCCCCATTCTATTGAAAATTGTCATTCAGGTCAATGGAATAACTGGTAAGAACACCCTAAGAAAATATAAAGGACTGGGACTAGATGTGCTAAATCTCTTGCACTTGTGACTTTTCCTTCAAGTAGAATATTGAAATGGAGTAACTGGAATATTGTTTTTCACATACTTTTAGGATAATTGGGTTTCACATACTTTTAGGATAATTGGGTTTCACATGCTTTTATTGTCAGAAAAGATCTTATTAGTAATGCAGACTGAGATTAAGACAGTGACTGCTACAAATCTGTGAATGACACTATCTTCTATCGATCATTTAACCATCTTTCCCAACCCAACTAACCCATTTAGATACATATTAAGACTGGTTTAAGACTGGAATGACAAGCCTGTTTTTTGCCAAGGAGAAAAGTGATAGGTTACTGTCAGAAACTTGAGACAGAGGTAAGGTATGTTGGAATCCAACATGCCCGATCCATTTTATTTCCTCAACAACAAGCAACGTCAATGGAGACAGCATACCAGTCTGTGTTAGACCACAATAACCTACGCCTAAAAGGTACATTTGACACTAAATtgggggaaaatgggggtgaaatttttttttattttaaatcaactggtgccaga belongs to Hyla sarda isolate aHylSar1 chromosome 13, aHylSar1.hap1, whole genome shotgun sequence and includes:
- the EMILIN3 gene encoding EMILIN-3 is translated as MYPSPIRRMEDRPLRILVLVAFSISGLLSSVDAKGTYYPPPANGRFIHSLYTSGPQPQTYGKPITKHRNYCVYVVEKNVTCTLQDGTEPYVKAEYLKCSWGPKCPGTVVYRTLFRPKYKIGYKVVTELQWRCCPGHSGDSCQDGPPVHQGYLPPYMVPKASPGQKMFPPPKTPPTYSKLQPETLPEPPASPKKTGYGRKLAPVFGERLDRVEEEVRRLSQAYDTLQGVVSGLGDSLRLAIQEDTNKMIGSLVSGPSSSSQASIGFGMIPDALAEAPHVPGDISGKVAEVSEMLRSKSELLEEVNGMVMGHEAQLQHLLEAARPSPLTSNEMLEQYLEEKLAEAQAKLMDGIEARLQKIQGSCDVKVQAVQKQCQDAEQAAGHRMQQEMDGREVAMRSEILGLTAKVQGMSAPEGCCGRLEELSRRVEELERSMRQFTEDHHALSQKVDVEFTRLMLEPHIGARLDEVESRINYTEEGVRRCCQEGEERGHILAELDGVRASVDDKVRVLEERLLTAVGELTNVSTPLALDGAVMPLLDAHLSGLRKEGLENLEGVQSRLAAVEELCAAGCSTSEGESLIEVHTELSKYQKQNEDVQKQLGYLNNTILGIKRQFERQKEEALQGEITLLQVNLRSVGRSVHGLEETVSRYADTVAQVNSTAEERGTRLTEELLTVQGQIDGQGSEIRTSRSQLLGLRGDMERLKARLAGQMGTCQSLARELQGEMSKVEHRMAQVEGSCGTQETSLLGYLDQFNSTLVSHEQGLEILRHELTKINHQVPRLDLPPITEETPGRK